The Prunus persica cultivar Lovell chromosome G8, Prunus_persica_NCBIv2, whole genome shotgun sequence genome includes a region encoding these proteins:
- the LOC18768435 gene encoding probable inactive receptor kinase At2g26730 — translation MASQSSVVIFMMMKYYLLAILLLCMLHMRCSTAQVAGYIGKEKDALVALKNSFNYPYLNTNWTGPPCFKSEPSTWYGIQCTGFNDIGHVTGIVLKNMPLNRSIDIFAFTDLAELSALTLKNNSLWGNMMDFSLNPKLAHIDLSGNMFCGQISPSLLSLGTLESLQLQDNGFSGPIPWLNQSTLKIFNVSNNNVNGSIPMTKALQAFAYDSYSGNPGLCGKPSPIACNSSSLDDNPRTTDSVDKTPKYRNKFSLYLFLLDVAGLVVLVLLFILYFKKSHKLEKMLKEFGKTRSSASMINNNNNIDQEEKNDAGDDKTKTEGHRDPITRPNAAAQEHQTKRGKLVFVRPQHNSKGSVGNQMTDHQIFEMEDLLKASAVGLGTGIFGNSYKAEITVTNNAVAGGRQVKQAVVVKRLRDLKPLVNEEFTKPLQLIANLKHPNLLPLLAYYLSKDEKLLLYKYVPNGNLFNRMFGERGPDRIPFRWSSRLSVAQGVAHALEYLHLKATSSAQSSSSSTAPHGNLKSSNVLLDENDRVLVSDYGFTSLVALPIAAQRMVSYKSPEYQQTKKVSKESDVWSYGSLVLELLTGKISDCTAPPGVNGINLCSWVHRAVREEWTAEIFDMELTLGRRTASSGMLRLLQIAMRCCDPSPEKRPKMKEVVREVESIRLPQSDVDEDEDLSLDPSLTDDSLSWTAPPARVSQ, via the exons ATGGCTTCTCAATCATCAGTAGTAATATTCATGATGATGAAATATTACCTTCTTGCCATTCTTCTTCTGTGTATGCTGCACATGAGATGCTCTACAGCCCAAGTAGCTGGATATATTGGAAAGGAGAAGGATGCTCTCGTTGCCCTCAAGAACAGTTTCAACTATCCGTACCTAAACACTAACTGGACGGGCCCTCCTTGCTTCAAAAGTGAGCCCTCAACTTGGTACGGGATTCAATGTACTGGTTTCAATGACATTGGCCACGTGACTGGAATTGTGTTGAAAAATATGCCACTGAACAGAAGCATCGACATCTTCGCTTTCACCGACTTGGCTGAGTTGTCTGCCCTAACCTTGAAGAACAACTCTCTGTGGGGAAACATGATGGATTTTTCCCTCAATCCGAAGCTGGCGCATATCGATCTTTCGGGCAACATGTTCTGTGGGCAAATTTCACCGTCGCTTTTGAGCCTTGGGACATTGGAGTCATTGCAGCTTCAGGATAATGGATTCAGCGGTCCAATTCCTTGGTTGAACCAGTCCACCTTGAAAATATTCAATGTCTCAAACAACAATGTCAATGGATCGATTCCGATGACTAAAGCTCTCCAAGCATTTGCCTACGATTCGTATTCTGGCAACCCAGGGTTGTGCGGCAAGCCTTCTCCCATTGCTTGCAACTCTTCTAGCCTTGATGACAACCCAAGAACAACTGATTCAGTTGATAAAACTCCCAAGTATAGGAATAAGTTCAGTTTGTACTTGTTTCTTTTGGATGTTGCTGGTCTTGTTGTTCTAGTTTTGCTTTTCATTCTATATTTCAAGAAATCGCATAAGCTGGAGAAGATGTTGAAGGAATTTGGGAAAACTAGATCATCAGCGTCAATgatcaataataataataatattgatcAGGAGGAAAAAAATGATGCTGGCGACGATAAAACGAAGACAGAAGGTCACCGGGATCCGATAACGAGACCTAACGCTGCGGCACAAGAACATCAGACTAAGAGAGGTAAGCTGGTGTTCGTTCGTCCCCAACATAATAGTAAGGGGTCTGTTGGGAATCAAATGACAGATCATCAAATATTTGAGATGGAAGATCTGCTAAAAGCCTCTGCCGTAGGGTTGGGTACGGGAATTTTTGGAAATAGCTATAAAGCAGAGATCACCGTGACCAATAACGCCGTGGCGGGGGGCAGGCAAGTTAAGCAAGCCGTGGTTGTTAAGCGGCTGAGGGATCTGAAGCCACTAGTTAATGAGGAATTTACAAAGCCGTTGCAGCTGATTGCCAATCTGAAGCACCCCAATTTGCTGCCTCTTCTTGCTTACTACTTGTCCAAGGATGAAAAGTTGCTGCTGTATAAATACGTTCCCAACGGAAATTTGTTTAACCGAATGTTTG GAGAAAGAGGCCCGGATCGCATCCCATTTCGATGGAGCTCAAGGCTATCAGTTGCTCAAGGCGTTGCCCACGCACTGGAGTATCTCCACCTCAAAGCGACATCGTCAGCtcaaagcagcagcagcagcactgCACCTCATGGAAACCTAAAGTCTTCAAACGTTCTTCTTGACGAGAACGATAGGGTTCTTGTTTCTGATTATGGCTTCACTTCGCTGGTTGCACTTCCAATTGCAGCTCAGCGTATGGTGTCGTACAAATCACCTgagtaccaacagaccaagaAAGTTTCAAAGGAGTCTGACGTTTGGAGCTACGGAAGCCTTGTTTTGGAGCTCTTGACGGGAAAAATCTCAGATTGCACAGCCCCACCAGGTGTGAATGGCATAAATCTCTGCAGTTGGGTTCACCGAGCAGTTAGGGAGGAATGGACGGCTGAAATATTTGATATGGAATTAACACTAGGGCGCAGAACAGCCTCAAGTGGGATGCTTAGACTGCTACAAATTGCAATGCGTTGTTGTGATCCATCACCGGAGAAGCGAccgaaaatgaaggaagtggTGAGAGAGGTAGAAAGTATAAGACTTCCTCAATCAGACGTAGATGAGGATGAAGACTTGTCATTGGATCCGTCCTTAACCGATGATTCTCTGTCATGGACTGCCCCCCCTGCAAGAGTTAGCCAATAG
- the LOC18766554 gene encoding 7-deoxyloganetin glucosyltransferase, with protein MDGVGVEVSKRPHAVCLPFPAQGHISPMMKLAKLLHHRGFHITFVNSEYNHKRLLKSQGPSAFYISQDFCFEAIPDGLPPTDADATQDIPSLCDSTSKTCLGPFRNLLANLSLDKALPPVTCIVSDGIMSFAVKAGEDLGIPVALFWTASACSFMGVTHYRQLIDKGLTPLRDEASLTNGYLDTTVDWIPGMKDIRLRDLPSFLRTTDPEDVMLSFAMGVVERASKASAIILNTYDTLEYKVLEALSSMFAPIYTIGPNHLLVNKIVPQNTILSSIGSSLWKEEPECLRWLDSKEPDSVVYVNFGSITVMTPQQLVEFAWGLANSKKPFLWTIRPDLVKDDTALFPSEFARETKQRGLFVSWAPQEEVLNHQSIGGFLTHGGWNSTIESLSAGVPMVIWPFFADQQTNCWFSCTQWGVGLEIDSNVKRSEVEKLVRELMSGEKGKEMRKNAMEWKRKAEEATGPRGSSLLNLEKLVKDVLLQPSKP; from the exons ATGGATGGCGTAGGAGTAGAAGTTAGCAAGAGGCCTCATGCTGTGTGTCTCCCATTCCCAGCTCAAGGTCACATAAGCCCAATGATGAAGTTAGCAAAGCTCCTACATCACAGAGGCTTTCACATAACCTTTGTCAACAGTGAGTACAACCACAAACGCTTGCTCAAATCCCAAGGCCCCTCCGCTTTCTACATCTCCCAGGACTTCTGTTTCGAAGCCATCCCCGATGGTCTGCCCCCTACGGATG cagaTGCTACGCAAGACATCCCGTCTCTTTGTGACTCCACAAGCAAGACTTGCTTAGGACCATTTCGCAACCTGCTTGCTAACCTTAGTCTAGACAAGGCCCTCCCACCGGTGACCTGTATTGTCTCGGATGGTATCATGTCATTCGCCGTCAAAGCGGGTGAAGATCTTGGAATTCCGGTGGCGCTGTTCTGGACTGCAAGTGCATGTAGCTTCATGGGCGTCACTCATTATCGTCAACTTATTGACAAAGGTCTTACACCACTCAGAG ATGAGGCTTCTCTAACAAACGGGTATTTGGACACCACGGTAGACTGGATTCCAGGAATGAAGGATATTCGTCTGAGAGATCTCCCAAGCTTTCTACGTACCACAGATCCAGAAGACGTGATGCTAAGCTTCGCCATGGGGGTGGTAGAAAGAGCTTCCAAAGCTTCTGCTATCATCTTAAACACTTATGACACATTGGAATATAAAGTGTTGGAGGCTCTTTCTTCAATGTTTGCTCCAATTTACACCATTGGCCCCAATCACTTGCTTGTGAACAAGATAGTTCCCCAGAACACTATATTGTCATCGATCGGTTCCAGCCTTTGGAAAGAAGAGCCTGAGTGCCTACGATGGCTGGATTCCAAGGAACCCGACTCGGTGGTTTATGTTAATTTTGGGAGCATTACTGTTATGACACCCCAACAGCTTGTTGAGTTTGCTTGGGGTCTTGCTAATAGCAAAAAGCCCTTTTTGTGGACAATTAGGCCTGACCTTGTGAAGGATGATACTGCTCTTTTCCCATCGGAGTTCGCCCGAGAAACGAAACAAAGAGGTTTGTTTGTCAGTTGGGCACCACAAGAGGAAGTTCTGAACCACCAATCTATAGGAGGATTCTTGACACACGGTGGCTGGAACTCCACCATTGAGAGCTTGAGTGCTGGAGTGCCAATGGTTATATGGCCGTTTTTTGCGGACCAGCAGACTAACTGTTGGTTCTCGTGCACTCAATGGGGAGTTGGCTTGGAGATTGATAGCAATGTGAAGAGGAGTGAAGTGGAGAAGCTTGTGAGAGAATTAATGTCGGGTGAGAAAGGGAAAGAGATGAGAAAGAACGCCATGGAGTGGAAGCGAAAGGCAGAGGAAGCTACTGGTCCAAGAGGTTCTTCATTACTGAATTTGGAGAAGTTGGTTAAAGATGTACTGCTGCAGCCATCAAAACCCTAG